One window from the genome of Bacillus rossius redtenbacheri isolate Brsri chromosome 12, Brsri_v3, whole genome shotgun sequence encodes:
- the LOC134537710 gene encoding large ribosomal subunit protein eL32, translating to MTIRPVYRPEIVKKRTKRFIRHQSDRYKKIKRAWRKPKGIDNRVRRRFKGQYLMPSVGYGSNKKTKHMLPCGFRKVLVHNVRELEVLMMQNRKYCAEIAHAVSSKKRKAIVERAQQLSIRVTNANARLRSEENE from the exons ATGACAATACGCCCGGTTTACAGACCGGAGATCGTCAAAAAGAGGACGAAGAGGTTTATTCGCCATCAAAGTGATCGATACAAGAAAATAAAG CGAGCATGGAGGAAACCGAAAGGTATTGATAACAGAGTTCGTCGTCGCTTCAAGGGCCAGTACTTGATGCCGTCTGTGGGTTATGGTAGCAACAAGAAGACTAAGCACATGCTTCCCTGTGGTTTCAGAAAGGTCTTGGTCCATAATGTCAGG GAATTGGAAGTCCTCATGATGCAGAACAGAAAATATTGTGCAGAGATAGCACATGCTGTCTCGTCCAAGAAGAGGAAAGCTATTGTCGAGAGAGCACAGCAGCTGTCTATCCGAGTGACGAACGCCAATGCCCGTCTGCGTAGCGAGGAGAATGAGTAA
- the LOC134537709 gene encoding MOB kinase activator-like 3 isoform X1 translates to MALSGFVEFFQKGKVGHNDTFRPKKRFEPGTLRYSLHKQAQASLNSGINLRSVVRLPPGEELNDWIAVHVVDFFNRINLIYGTVSEFCTNESCPTMSGGPKFEYLWADGVKYKKPAALPAPQYVSLLMDWVESQINNESLFPVSTDVPFPKTFIPLCRKILTRLFRVFVHVYIHHFDRIMTIGAEPHVNTCYKHFYYFVQEFELVSSKELEPLKEMSAHVCHEPDGPPSTSR, encoded by the exons ACGTTCCGCCCCAAGAAGCGGTTCGAGCCGGGCACGCTGCGCTACTCCCTGCACAAGCAGGCGCAGGCCTCGCTCAACTCCGGCATCAACCTGCGCTCCGTCGTCAGGCTGCCGCCCGGCGAGGAGCTCAACGACTGGATCGCCGTTCACG TTGTGGATTTTTTCAACCGCATCAACCTGATCTACGGCACTGTGTCCGAGTTTTGCACGAATGAGAGTTGTCCGACGATGTCTGGAGGGCCAAAGTTTGAGTATTTGTGGGCGGACGGGGTGAAGTACAAGAAGCCAGCGGCACTGCCTGCTCCGCAGTATGTATCGCTACTCATGGACTGGGTGGAGTCTCAGATCAACAACGAGTCTCTCTTCCCTGTGTCGACAG atgTGCCTTTTCCAAAGACTTTCATTCCTTTGTGTCGGAAGATACTCACCAGATTGTTCAGAGTGTTTGTACATGTCTACATTCATCATTTCGACAGGATAATGACAATTGGTGCG GAGCCTCACGTGAACACGTGCTACAAGCACTTCTACTACTTTGTGCAAGAGTTTGAGCTGGTGAGTAGCAAGGAGCTGGAGCCACTGAAGGAGATGAGCGCTCACGTGTGCCACGAGCCTGACGGCCCGCCCTCCACGTCGCGGTGA
- the LOC134537709 gene encoding MOB kinase activator-like 3 isoform X2: protein MALSGFVEFFQKGKTFRPKKRFEPGTLRYSLHKQAQASLNSGINLRSVVRLPPGEELNDWIAVHVVDFFNRINLIYGTVSEFCTNESCPTMSGGPKFEYLWADGVKYKKPAALPAPQYVSLLMDWVESQINNESLFPVSTDVPFPKTFIPLCRKILTRLFRVFVHVYIHHFDRIMTIGAEPHVNTCYKHFYYFVQEFELVSSKELEPLKEMSAHVCHEPDGPPSTSR, encoded by the exons ACGTTCCGCCCCAAGAAGCGGTTCGAGCCGGGCACGCTGCGCTACTCCCTGCACAAGCAGGCGCAGGCCTCGCTCAACTCCGGCATCAACCTGCGCTCCGTCGTCAGGCTGCCGCCCGGCGAGGAGCTCAACGACTGGATCGCCGTTCACG TTGTGGATTTTTTCAACCGCATCAACCTGATCTACGGCACTGTGTCCGAGTTTTGCACGAATGAGAGTTGTCCGACGATGTCTGGAGGGCCAAAGTTTGAGTATTTGTGGGCGGACGGGGTGAAGTACAAGAAGCCAGCGGCACTGCCTGCTCCGCAGTATGTATCGCTACTCATGGACTGGGTGGAGTCTCAGATCAACAACGAGTCTCTCTTCCCTGTGTCGACAG atgTGCCTTTTCCAAAGACTTTCATTCCTTTGTGTCGGAAGATACTCACCAGATTGTTCAGAGTGTTTGTACATGTCTACATTCATCATTTCGACAGGATAATGACAATTGGTGCG GAGCCTCACGTGAACACGTGCTACAAGCACTTCTACTACTTTGTGCAAGAGTTTGAGCTGGTGAGTAGCAAGGAGCTGGAGCCACTGAAGGAGATGAGCGCTCACGTGTGCCACGAGCCTGACGGCCCGCCCTCCACGTCGCGGTGA